One Phalacrocorax aristotelis chromosome 14, bGulAri2.1, whole genome shotgun sequence DNA window includes the following coding sequences:
- the ASAH2 gene encoding neutral ceramidase codes for MCGKRSKCSFSRLEVILIICLVLMIVVTVVLLVLHFLTNESNDSSEVIPKYLLGVGRADCTGPVAEIPLMGYASPDQVGGGLLTRLYSRAFILADLDDSRRVVFVSADIGMVSQRLRLEVLRKLKRKYGERYRQDNVILSGTHTHSGPGGYFQYTLFWITSKGLIRPSLNSIVNGIIKSIDIAHRNMKRGKLFINRGTVENSQINRSPFSYLENPASERSRYSSNTDKEMVMLKMVEENGQELGLISWFAVHPVSMNKTNHLVNSDNMGYASYLFEQEKNKGMLPGEGSFVAAFASSNLGDVSPNTKGPYCVNTGESCNNPQSTCPVGGAMMCMAMGPGNDMFDSTRIIGQNIYLKAKDLYEKASQEVTGPLSSAHQWVNMSDVSVELNATHTVKTCKPALGHSFAAGTVDGVGGLNFTQGSVEGDPFWDEIHDQLLGKPSNETKACHKPKPILFSTGEMSRPHPWHPDIVDVQIAVIGSLAIVAVPGEFTTMSGRRLREAVKTEFDSHGTPRMDVVIAGLCNVYTHYITTYEEYQAQRYEAASTIYGPHTLSAYIQLYRGLARAIATNTVHDLPQGPEPPVFNIGNVTLVPPLTDDRVPVNKTFGDVLQEVRQQYRVGEVAEVTFVGANPRTSAENATEHNFLTVERYTNISDGWHVVQNDASWDTRFYWTKGYFGRSNVTIEWHIPQGTEPGVYRIRYFGHYRKKPPKSHAVSIPFEGTSSAFEITSL; via the exons ATGTGTGGGAAGAGGTCCAAGTGCTCCTTCTCCCGCCTGGAGGTGATCCTCATCATTTGCCTGGTGTTGATGATAGTGGTGACCGTGGTGCTTCTCGTCCTCCACTTCCTCACCAATGAGAGCAATG ATTCCAGCGAAGTAATACCAAAGTACTTACTGGGCGTAGGTCGAGCTGACTGCACGGGACCTGTGGCAGAAATTCCTCTG ATGGGATATGCCAGCCCGGACCAGGTGGGTGGCGGGCTTCTCACACGTCTCTACAGCCGAGCCTTCATTTTGGCAGACCTTGACGACTCCAGGCGAGTAGTGTTTGTCAGCGCTGACATAGGAATGGTGTCTCAGAGATTGAGGCTGGAG GTGCTCAGGAAACTGAAGAGAAAGTATGGTGAGCGGTATAGACAGGACAACGTTATCCTCAGTGGCACCCACACACACTCGGGGCCTGGTGGCTATTTCCAGTACACCCTCTTCTGGATCACTAGCAAAGGGCTAATCAGACCTTCCCTCAACAGTATCGTGAATGGCATCATAAAG agcaTTGATATAGCGCATAGGAACATGAAAAGAGGAAAGCTTTTTATAAACAGAGGCACTGTAGAAAACAGCCAGATCAACCGAAGCCCTTTCTCCTATCTTGAGAATCCAGCATCTGAACGAAGCAG GTATTCATCCAACACAGATAAAGAAATGGTGATGCTGAAGATGGTAGAAGAGAATGGACAGGAGCTAGGACTTATCAG CTGGTTTGCCGTGCACCCGGTCAGCATGAACAAGACAAACCATCTTGTGAACAGTGACAACATGGGCTACGCATCTTACTTGTTTGAACAGGAGAAGAACAAGGGGATGCTTCCTGGAGAG GGCTCTTTTGTTGCCGCCTTTGCATCCTCCAACCTGGGAGATGTGTCACCCAACACCAAAGGCCCGTACTGCGTAAACACGGGGGAGTCGTGCAATAACCCACAGAGCACCTGTCCTGTTGGGGGG GCAATGATGTGTATGGCCATGGGTCCTGGAAATGACATGTTTGACAGTACAAGAATTATAGGGCAAAATATCTACTTGAAAGCAAAG GACCTGTATGAAAAAGCTTCCCAGGAGGTCACAGGACCCCTCAGCTCAGCTCACCAGTGGGTAAACATGAGCGATGTCTCGGTGGAGCTCAATGCCACGCACACG GTTAAAACATGTAAACCAGCCTTAGGACACAGCTTTGCTGCAGGAACTGTTGATGGAGTGGGGGGTCTCAACTTCACACAAG GCTCAGTAGAAGGGGACCCCTTTTGGGATGAAATCCATGaccagctgctgggaaagcCATCCAACGAAACAAAAGCCTGCCACAAACCCAAGCCAATCCTCTTTAGCACTGGAGAG atGAGTCGGCCTCACCCATGGCACCCTGACATCGTGGATGTTCAGATTGCTGTCATTGGATCACTGGCAATAGTTGCTGTTCCCGGAGAGTTCAC GACCATGTCTGGACGCAGGCTACGGGAAGCTGTTAAAACA GAATTTGATTCTCATGGTACACCCAGAATGGATGTTGTAATTGCAGGTCTGTGCAATGTCTACACCCATTACATTACCACCTATGAAGAATACCAG GCTCAACGATATGAGGCTGCGTCTACTATTTATGGGCCACACACGCTTTCTGCTTATATTCAGCTGTATAGAGGACTTGCACGGGCTATTGCTACG aaTACAGTTCATGATTTGCCACAAGGTCCAGAGCCGCCAGTTTTCAATATAGGTAACGTGACCTTGGTGCCTCCTCTCACTGACGATCGTGTGCCGGTGAATAAGACATTTGGGGACGTGCTACAAGAAGTGAGACAACAGTATCGAGTG GGAGAAGTTGCAGAAGTAACTTTTGTAGGCGCAAACCCAAGGACCTCTGCAGAGAATGCG ACTGAACACAACTTCCTGACAGTGGAGAGATACACCAACATTTCAGACGGCTGGCACGTGGTACAGAACGATGCCTCCTGGGACACCAG GTTTTACTGGACCAAAGGATATTTTGGTCGGAGCAACGTAACTATTGAATGGCACATCCCTCAGGGCACAGAGCCGGGTGTCTACAGGATACGGTACTTTGGGCACTACAGGAAAAAACCGCCTAAGAGTCACGCTGTCTCTATTCCATTTGAAGGCACATCTTCAGCATTTGAAATCACAAGTCTGTAG